TTATTTTACAATAATATCCTCAAGTTTTCTTTTTGGTACATGGTGAACTCCATTTTCATCACGCCAATATTTAATATTTTTTGAATCTTTAAGTTCTTCCAAAACAACCACTTCCTTTGGTTTCCCTAGCGCTATCACAAGTATTATTTCGAATTGCTCCTTAATATTGAGAGCTTCCCCTAGTCCTTTTTTATTGACTGCTCCGAACATACATCCACCAAGACCTTTTTCGCATGCCCCCAACAACATACTTTGACAAGCGATACCGTGATCCCACAAATAATTTGTACTGATGTTTTTATCTCCTAGCATAATTATATAAGCAGAAGGTTTCTCCCCTTCCTCTGGTCCATCCCAATCTTTAAAATAACCTGCCCACTTTAAATGATGAAAAATAAGATTGTTTTTCTCCTCTGTATTAGAGAGGATATATTTCAGAGGCTGTAAATTGGCTCCTGATGAAGACAAACGAGCCAAATCAATCAATTCTTTTAAAGTATCCTGATTTATTTTGTAATTTTGTTCAAATCTCCTATAGGTTCTATTCTTTTTTATTAGATCATAAATCATTTTTTTCATCTCCCTACTTGTGTATCTATTTCATCTTTTTTACTGTTGCGTGTTATAAAAAAAGAAAACCAATAACTAAATATATCTTGCCATTAACCTAGTTACCTTTGGATTTTGCTCCTTTTGCCACTTGTTGTACTAATATTGCAATTTATCTATTGACTAACTTTATTATATTAAATACAATACAATTAATCAAAAGCTGTTCTTCCGTTAATAGCTATTTTAAGTATCAGCTCCGCCATTTCTCTGGCAGGCTTTTTCATGCCCTCATTCAACCATTTTCGAATGATACCTACACTGCCATTTGCTAAAAAATCAAATATGTATTCTGCATCTTCCTTGTTTAAAAAATTGCTTTCTGTATCTAACGGGAAATGCTGCTTTCCAATAATCTTTGTAATTTCCTGCTGAAACTTTATATCCCCATTGGAATTAAGCAGCAGATCAAATAATTCTGAGTTTTCCTTAATATACTCTAATATTTTTTCAATTCCATCAACAGGTACATCTGCTCTATTTTTAAAATCATAGTATGTTAGATACTTACTAATATCATCAATAATATCTTTTTCTATCTGATGAAGCAAATCATATTGACTGACATAATGTGCATAAAAGGTAGATCGGTTAATATCAGCATCCTCACATATTTCTTTTATGGAAATTTTCGATATGGACTTTTGTTTTAATAATTTTACAAAACTATCCTTTATAACCATTTTAGTATACTTCACTCGTCTGTCTATTTTCTTTTCCCTCATATAAATAATGGCCTCCCCTGTTATATAAAATGCATTTTTACTATTTATCAAACACTTTATGAAAATCTGTTTTACATCTATCATTTTTTAATTATCTGATTGTTGTATTTATTTCATTATGTAAGTATACTTTATTAGTGATGGATAATCAACACATTGTTTATTAAAATGGGAGGTATTTCATGTCTTTTATAGAGTTTAAAAACATAAAAAAAGAATATATTACTGGAGATGTAACTATTACAGCAGTTAAAGATTGTTCTTTTTCAATAAAAAAAGGTGAATTAGTAGTGATACTTGGCCCCTCCGGTGCAGGTAAAACAACTGTTTTAAATCTGCTGGGGGGAATGGATAATCCAAGTGATGGTAATATTATTGTAGATAATAAGGAAATTCATAATTACAATAAAAAGCAGCTGATAAACTACAGACGTAATGATATTGGGTTTGTATTTCAATTTTATAACCTTGTAGGAAACCTCACAGCACTTGAAAATGTGGAACTTGCCTGTCAGATATGCCCTGACTCACTGGATCCCAAAAATATTTTAGATCAGGTAGGATTGTCTCACCGTATAAATAGTTTTCCCTCTCAGTTATCTGGAGGCGAGCAGCAGCGTGTTGCCATAGCTAGAGCAATTGCCAAAAATCCAAAGCTATTATTATGTGATGAACCCACAGGAGCCTTAGACAGCATAACAGGTCAGAGGGTTATTGAACTTTTGCAAAACACCTGCAGAGAAATGGATATGACAACAGTTTTAATTACTCACAATGCCGCCATAGCGGATATTGCAGACAAAGTAATACAAATAAAAAATGGAACTGTGGAAGATATTCTTATCAATGAAAGTCCTAAAAAAGCTGAAGAGATAGCGTGGTGATTGATTTGTTATACAAAAATACATTGATGAAAATAAAAAAATCCTTTGGAAGATATATTTCTTTATTTATCATAGTTATAGTAGGTGTAGGATTTTTTTCAGGATTAAAGGGAAGTTCACCAGATATTATCTCTTCTGTAGACAAATACTATAAAGAGAAAAATTTAATGGATTTTAAAATTGTAAGTACCTTAGGATTGACAAATGAAGATGTAGATGCTCTAAAATCATTAAAAGATGTGAATACTGTTGTTCCTAGTTATTCTCTAGATGTTTTAGATAAAGGTAAGACAATCAAAGTACAGGCATTAGAAAAATCCGTTAATACAGTAAATCTTATAAGTGGTAGAATGCCTAAAAATCATACGGAATGTTTGGCAGACAGCAAAAATTATAAAATAGGCGATAAAATTACCATTACAAGTGATGTAAATGATAAACTAAAAAACAAAGAATTCATTGTAGCAGGTACAATAAGTTCACCCTTATACATGTCTACTGATTATGGCAACACCACCATTGGTGACGGAAAGCTTTCTTCCTTTATCTTTGTGAATAAAGACAATTTTACTATGGATGCCTATACGGAAATCTATATTACTGCAGCTAATACTAAAAATATGACCTCCTACTCAAAAGAATATGATGCTTTAGCAGATCATTTAAATAGTGAACTGCTAAAATTAAAACCTGAAAGAGAAAACGCCAGGTATCAAGAAATTTACAATAAAGCAGACCATGAAATAAATAACAATCAGGCAAAGCTCAATGATGAAAAATCCAAAGGTGAACATAAACTATCAAAGGCAAAATCTGAACTTGATGCAAATAAATTGAAGCTTAACAATGCAAAACAGGCACTTGCTGAAAATGAAAGTAATTTAGAGAAAAAAGCCTCAAGTCAAAATATTGAATTTAAAAATGCAAAAGATAAAATTGCTCTAGGCTGGAGTCAAATCAATACTGCGTTAAAAAACAGCAACATTAAAAAGGAAGATTTAAGCGGCAAAATAAATGAACTGAACAATGCCCTCAAAAACATGAAAGTTCAGCAAAGCCAGCTTCCAGCTAAAAGTCAAGCATATGCACAGCTTACTACAAAGATTAATCAGTATTCCACTTCCTATGAAGGATTACTGAAACTTCAAACATCAATAACAGAATTAACTGGTCAAGAAAAACAATTAAACAATGGAATAGAAACTTTTAATACAGAAATTGAAAAGGCAAAAATAAAAATTACTGAAGGTAAAAATGAGCTTAACACCAACGAAAAAAAGTTAGAAAATGGCTACAGTGAATACAACAAAAATTTGGCTCAGTTCAATTTAAAAATAACAGATGCCCAGTCAAAGATTGACAGTGCCAAAAAGGATCTTTCAAAAATAGAAAAAGCCAAATGGTATATTTATGACAGAGATGATATAGCAGGTTATAGTTCTCTAAAAGGCGGTACAGACACTATTACATCTGTAGCAGCTGTTTTTCCTATTTTCTTTATTTTAATCGTCATATTAATGACATCTAATACAATGGCCAGAATGATAGTAGAAGAACGAAATGAACTTGGAACATTGACTTCATTAGGCTTCAAAGATAGAAATATTATTTCAACATATTTGCTTTATGTACTGTCTGCCACTATATTAGGTGCTATAACCGGCTTCTTTATAGGATCTAAAATAATTCCCAACATTATATTTGCCACTTTCAATAAATTCATTTTACCACCGCTGGTTATAAATTATGACATCACAAGTTTATTATTGGTATTGGCAGTTTCCATAACATTGATGACAATGGTAACACTTTTCTTCTGCAATAGCGAACTAAATCAAAATCCTGCTGCTTTAATGCGTCCTGTGCCACCGAAACAGGGTCAGAAAATATTGCTTGAAAAGATAGGATTTATATGGAAAACTCTTTCCTTTACCTGGAAGGTTACTATGCGTAACATATTTCGATATAAACAGAAAGTTATTATGACCATTGTAGGAGTTGCAGGTTGTACAGCACTGCTAGCAGCTGGTTTTGGCTTAAAAGACAGTATGAACGGAGTAGCCGAAAAACAATATGGCGAAATTTTCAAATACAATGCTATAATTGCTCTGAAAAATGAAACTCCTGATATGAGCAAAGATTTGAAAAAACTGCTTACAAAAGAGAAGGTAGAAAATCCCCTTTTAATCAAGCAGACAACTTTTAAAGCTCAATCAGGAAATGACTCCTTGGACACTTATTTAATTGTACCAGTAAATGAAGATTTGTTTAAAAAATATTATGATCTTACAAGTAAAATAACAGAATCCAGTGTAAAATTAGATGACAGCGGTGCAGTAATTACAGAAAAACTGGCGGATACTTTAAAAATAGGCAAAGGTGGTACAATCAAAATAAAAGATGCGGATAATAACTCCTATTCTCTGAAAGTTTCTGATGTTGCAGAGAATTATATGCAAAATTACATCTACATGAATAAAAACCTATATAGTAAAGTATTCGGGGAAGAAGTATCCTATAATATGCTTGTATCAGATTACAGTCAAGATAAAACTACACTGGCAAATCATCTTCTAGATAGTGACTCCATTGTAAATGTTACATTCAAGGATGACATACTAAAGCAGGCCCACGATGGCAATAGCAGCTTAAATAATGTAGTAGTTCTTCTGGTTGTTATTGCATCTATACTGGTAGTCATTGTGCTTTATAATTTAACCTCTATTAATATAAGTGAAAGAAAGCGTGAAATTGCCACACTAAAAGTACTTGGATTTACAGATAAAGAAACTAATGAATATATTTACCGTGAGGCCTTTCTGATGACCCTTTTCGGTATAGCAGCAGGTTTATGCTTAGGAATTCTGCTCCATCGCTTTGTAATTGGAGCTATAGAGGACGATTCAACAGTATATTTTAGAAATATACATGTACTCAGTTTTGTGTGGTCATCTCTGGTTATCATAATAGTTTCTGTAGTTATGCAAATAGTTACCTATTTTAAAATGCAGACAATAGATATGATTGAATCCTTAAAATCTGTGGAATAAAAAAATAAGAGCTGTATCGCAGTGCATACATACACATTGTGATACAGCTCTTTCCTATATTACTATATTATTAACTATTAAAATATAATCTTTCACATATCTCTCATTTACTCTGCCATTTTTAAGAACACTATACCAGTCATACTAAAGTCACCCATAAGCAGAACAGTACCAAGGTACCAAGAATAGTCATAATGGAACGTATTTTATTTCTCACTACGTATTATATAACTTACCAATTATTGAATAATATAGTCATCCATTTTCAAATCAAAATACTTGCATATTTCATCTATTTCCTTCAAAGTATTATCATTCATAGGAATACCATTTTTTATCTTATCCTCATAGGCCTCCATTTCTTTCTCTCCATGAATATATATTCTCTGCTTACCCTTTGCCTTTTCAGATTTTCTAATTTCATTTAAATATTCTGAAAAATTACTTTCAATTGCTTTTTTATCACCAAATATTCCATAGTCAAGGGCAATAAAGGAATGACATGTACCTGAGACTCCATTGGTATGAACATAATTTGCTGTTAATCCACCAGATAAAATTGCCGTAAATAATTCAACTGTGAGGGCAAATCCATAGCCTTTATGTCCTCCTGATATTTCTTCTGATCCACCTAAAGGAACTATTCCTCCACCCTTTTTATTGGACATATTATATAATACATCTTTAGCACTTGAGTTGTCATTTCCCTCTGAATCAAGAGTCCACCCTATGGGAAGCTTGTCATTTCTTTTGTTATAGACTTCTATTTTACCCCTTGTAACAACACTTGTAGACATATCTATCAAAAAAGGATAGGGCTTTGCAGGCATAGATATGGCAATAGGATTACTTCCCATCATAGCTTCTTTTCCAAAGGTGGGTACTGTAATTGCCGCAGAATTAGTCATTGAAATTCCAAGTAAACCTTCTTTTTCTGCCATCCTTGCATAATATCCTGCTATGCCATAATGATTAGAATTATTTACCACAACCATACCTATTCCTGAATTTTTTGCCTTCTTTATTGCCATATCCATAGCTTTTATGCCAGCTATTTGCCCTATAGCCTGCCCTGCATCTATTACAACTGATATTGGTGTTTCTTTAACTATTTTTATTTTTGGATTTAATTTTACCAGTCCACTTTTTATAGATTTATAATATAGAACTAACCTCTGTATTCCATGAGATTCAATTCCAAATAAATCTGCCAATAGCAGTACATCTGTTATATTTTCACTTTCTTCATGATTAAATCCAAATTTTTCAAACACTATATTACATAGTTTTTTCAATCCTTCATAATTATAACTTTTATAACTCACATTTTTCCTCCTTTAACTAAAGTTTTCCCCAAGAAAAATCAGGCTCACCCCTATTGAATTTCAACTCTTCAGCCTTCGTCAAAATACCTAAATTAGCATTTAATTTAACTTCCTCCATAAGAGGTTCACTAACCACAATATTTTCCAGTTCCATAGTATTTTTTATCCAGACAATTTTATGTTCTCCGCTTTTAACTCCATTGCATATTTTAACGGCAATTTTTATTGCATCCTCTGAATTTGATGCCACCATAGGTATTTTAGCTGGTTCCATATATGTACTAGTAAAACAATTAGTATACATATCTATAAAATTTATTTTATCAAATAATTTCCTGGTAATAATATCTGATACCCCAACTCCGTTGGCATTTCCATGAGATTCTTCAGTAATATCAAGAATTACACATTTTTTAAATTGGGGGCCGCCGCTGACACATCCAGTAAAATACAGCCCGGTTACATTTGGATCTTGACCATTACCACTTATATTTTTTCCTATTTCATCTATTATAAGCACATCAAATTTAGGTATAAGTATACTTCCCATAAGCTTTCGACTTTCCTTAAGCAGATCCTCTTCCCTTTTTAGAGACAGTATTTCATCTTTAGTTATGATTTCTATTTTATAAGTCTCATCATAGGCATTTTCCACTACAGCTACAGCAAATAATACTTTAGTTTTCCTAGCTATCATGCAGCCTATTTTAGGTATTAATTCTGGAAATCTCCCAAAGCCTTTACTATGGATTGAGTCTGCACCCTTTTGCTTTCCAAGTCCAATGGAAAGCATTTTGCAAACCCCGCTTTCCACCTTTCCTCTAAAGCCTGTATGTGGCTTTATTCTGGGAATTATCACTATTCCATCAACCTCTAGTACACTTTTTGCTGCATAAATAGGTAAATCAGCTTCATATTCTCCTATAATTTCTGTATCCATAGATCCATCTATATTGACTTCCATGTTTTCTTCTGTAATCCCATAGGAAGCTAGAATTTCCCTCTGTCCTTTTTCTGTTGCTCCACCATGGCTTCCCATTGCAGGAACTATGAAAGGCTTTGCTCCAGATGCTTTTAAACACTCTATAACAGTCTTTGTTATTATATCTATATTGGCTATTCCCCGGCTTCCAACCCCCACTGCAATTCTCTTATTCTTTAAATCCTGTAAATGATACTGAATTTTTTCTTTCACCTCTCTTTTGATATCCAAAATTCTATCTTTTTTAAAGTTCTGTCTTACCTTAAAAAACTTAGGCAGCTCTATTTCATTAAATTTACTTAAATCTAAAGATTCCACAATATCACCTTCTTTGAAGCAAGTTCTTTAATTCAGGTTGGGATTCTTTTACCCCATCTGAATTTTAGAACTGCAAATGCATGGTTTACTTGGCGTCGAACTTCCACTTGAAGAAATGGGAGACTTTACGTCAAGTTAGTCAGGTTAAATAAAGTTAAGGCATATTGAAATAAATGACTAGACTAATATACTAGTCCATTTATTTTCACATGCCTAAAAATCTTTTATTTTATTCCTGCATCTGTTGCATAAGTTTTATCTAGAAGATCTTTCACATCTACATCTTTTCTTACAGTGTTATTTTGTCTTAAAGTTTTAATAGTTGATGTAAGTGAATCTACTACTTGGTCTGTTAATCTTATATCAAAATCTTCTTTAGCTAAGCCCTTTGCTGCAACATCTCTATTAAGTTTAAGTTCTTTTGAAATAATATCAGCTGTTTTATCTGGATTTGCTTTAACCCATTTTTCTGTCTTTTCATATACTTTAAGCACCCTCTTTACTATGTCAGGATTATTCTTTGCAAATTCATTATTTACTGAAATCAAGTTTACTTCATATTTAAGACCAGTTCCATCACCAATTGCATAGGCTGTATTTTCAGCTTCAATTGAAGATGCATAAGGTTCCCAAGTTATTGCTGCATCAATATTCTTTGAGGCAAAGGAAGTTTTTATATCTGTAGGCTGAAGATTAACTAATTGTATATCACTTTGCTTAAGCCCTGCCGCTTCTAAGTATCTGGCAAGGAGCATATGTGCAGAAGATCCAACAGTTACGGCAACTTTTTTACCCTTTAAGTCCTTGGCTGATTTTATATTGGAACCAGTAGCAGCAAGTATAGTGTTTAATTTATATCCTGATGCATAAACTCCTATACCTTTTATATCAGCATTATTTGCTCTTGCCTGAATAGATGGCTGATCACCAGCTTGCCCAAAATCCAGTCTTCCTCCAGCAAAAGCCTCCATCATTGGTGGTCCGGATACAAAGCTCTGGAAATTAACTTTTATATTATCTTTTTTAAATTCTTCCTCAAACCATTCCTGGTTTTTTGCAACAATTAAAAGTGTATGGTTTATTCCCGGTTGATATCCTATACTTATTTCTTTCGGTTTTTGTGTTGACGATGCAGCATTGCTTGCTGATGAATTTGTAGAACTGTTAGTTTGACCGCAAGCCGTAAATGCCAATATGCCTACTAATAATGTAGAGATTAGAACAGTTACTTTTTTCATTAAATTCACTCCTCGTATATTTTCAATATAATTAATGTTAGTTTGAATTAAGTAATCAATTACTTTTTATAACAATTTTCATCTGCTATGAATTCATAATTATCTTTATATATCTGCATCTATTTCAAGTACCTGAAGCTCTTCTTCTACTAAATTTGCATATTTTAATCCACATCCAGTATTTAAAAGTACAATCTTATCTGTTGACTTTAAGAAACCATTTTTAATAAGTTTATCTGCTGCTGCAACCAAGGTTGCTCCTTCTGGAGCTACAAACAACCCCTCTGTCTTAGCTAAAAGATTAAGTGATTCTATAATTTCAGAATCTTTTACTTCAATGGCAGTACCTTTACTCTGTCTTACAGCATCAAGAACTATAAAATCTCCTAAAGCTTTTGGAACACGTATACCTCCAGCTATAGTGTTAGCACCAGTATAGAATTCAGAAGCTTCTGAATTTTCATTAAAAGCCTTTACTATTGGATTGCAGCCTTCTGCCTGAACTGCTATAAGTTTTGGGATTTTATCTTTAATCCATCCAAGTTCCTTTAATTCCTTGAAGGCTTTCCATATTCCAATTATACCTACACCACCACCAGTAGGGTAAAGGATGGCATCTGGAAACTCCCAATTAAAATATTCAGCAAGTTCAAGTCCCATAGTCTTTTTACCTTCAATTCTATAGGGCTCTTTAAGTGTAGCTGCATCAAACCAACCATACTTTTTTACACCCTTAGCTATTATTTTTCCTGCATCAGATATTAATCCTTTAACAAGATAAGTTCTTGATCCATATATAAAAGCTTCTTTTTTAGCTAAATCCGGTGCATCCTTTGGCATAGCCACTATAAGTTCAATTCCTGCTTTGGCAGAATAGGCAGACCAAGCTCCCCCTGCGTTTCCAGCTGTGGGCATTGCTATTGTCTTTATACCAAGTTCCTTAGCCTTTGACACCCCTACTGCTGCTCCTCTGGATTTAAAAGTCCCTGTAGGATTTAATCCTTCATCTTTGATATAAAGATTTTCTGCTCCTATTTTCTCTCCTAAACTGTCAGCTTTAAGTATAGGCGTATCTCCTTCTCCCAGTGAAACTATATTTTTTTCATCTTCAATTGGTAAAAGTTCTTTGAATCTAAATAATCCTTTTTCTCTGGTTTTAAACAGATTTTTGTCCACATTTTCTTTTATACTATGTAAATCATATCTTACAAGTAATGGTCCACCGCATTCACACAAATTATGAGGCTCATCCTTTGAATACTCTTTTCCGCATTTTGAACATTGTAGATAACTAAAATAACTCATTTAAATTACTTCCTCTCCCTATAATTTTATATATTTGCTTTAACTTATTAATTAAATAATTTAGCTAAATAACAATTTTGCTTCTTAATACTGAACTATAAACACAAATTATTCTATATACTATATGAAAATGGATTTTCTACTTTTGTAAAAAATTCATCATATATCTGACTTTTTATATAAGTAAAATCATAACTGCTTCTATCTCTTGGTCTTGATAATTCCACAGGAACTATTTTTTTAATACCTCCTGGTCTGCTTGAAAGCACCACCACTCTATTACCAAGGTATACAGCCTCATCTATATCATGAGTTACAAGAATCATAGTAGTTTTTTCTTTTTCCCATATTTTTAAAATTTCCTGCTGCATATTAATCCTAGTCATGGCATCTAAAGCTCCAAAGGGTTCATCAAGTAATAAAATCTTTGGTTTATTAATTAGTGCTCTGGCAATACTTATTCTCTGCTTCATTCCTCCTGACAGCTGACCTGGATAGGCTTTTGCAAAACTGCTTAATCCCACTAGTTCAAGCTGTTCCTTTACCAATTCCTTTTTTTCTGAATTTGATACTTTCTTGCTTATGCCAAAAGCTATGTTTTTTTCAACTGTAAGCCAAGGGAAAAGTCTAGACTCCTGAAAAATCATACCTCTATCCACAGCGGAGCCTTCAACGTGCTTTCCATAGGATAATATACTTCCTGAGTAATTCCTATCAAGACCTACTATCATTCTAAGCAGAGTACTTTTACCACAGCCGCTGGAACCTACAATACTTAAAAATTCTCCATCTTCAACGGATAGATTTATATCCTTCAACACCGTAAGTTCTCCACTATCTATTTTAAAAGTCTTATTTAAATTTTCTATTTCAATAGCTTTTCTGCTTTTATCACCCATAACCTTACCTCCCTCTAATTTTCATTACTTGTATCCCACTTAATAACTAAAACTTGCAATTTCTTTATTAAATAATCAATTAGAAAACCAATTATACCTATGGAAAAAACTCCTACCAGCATAACATCAGGCTGGGATAACTCTCTTGCGTAGGATATCTGATATCCTATACCCGAAGTTGCAGCAATGATTTCTGCAGTAATAACACTCATCCATGCACTGCCTATTCCAATTCTAAGTCCTGTGAAAATAGATGGAAGAGCAGAAGGAAAGACTATTTTTATAAGCGTGTTTAATTTACTCTTCTCCAATATTTTTGCAACCTCTAAGAATTTTTTGTCTGCTCCTTTTATTCCATAAATAGTATTTATAAGTATTGGCCAAAAACTTCCAATAATTATTATTGTTATCTTTGATGCCTCGTCTATACCCATCCACAGTATAAGTACAGGTACCCAGGCTACAATAGGTATTGGTCTTAAAAACCCTATAATTAAATCCAAAGCCTTTTCAATGCCTTTAAATAATCCGATTAATATTCCAAAAACTATTCCAAGAACAGCTCCTATGGCATATCCCTTTAATACTCTTAATATACTTATCCATAAATTTTTAAACAGATCTCCACTTTCTATCATATCAACTAAAGCTTGATAAATAACCTGTGGTGCCGGTAATACAGAAGACCTGATAAAACCTTTATCGCTTAGTATCTGCCAAAATATTAATATAATTATGGGAACAATTAATCCTATAATTATATTTTTAATTACTCTAAGTGCTTTATGTAGAATAGTTTTAGAATTCATATATATCCCCCTTATGATGTTAATGATAATATAATTTTAAATTCATACCACAATTACTCTATTCAGAAATTACATTTAACCTATCGGAAAACTTGTTTATTGGGCAAAAAAATATTTCCTAGTAATATAATGTGTATACTTTAATCAGATAAAATATTACACTATCTTTTTGTTATGTGTCAATACTTTATGTAAAATAATTTAAATTCATTATAAGATTTATAATTAATACATACTAATCATATCTTTTTTATAAAATTGTTCCTTATTACTTTTATAAATCCTTAACTTTGTGTATGATTATATCAAATAGAAACTTATATAACAAATATAAATAACATATCGGATTTATATGAAATTAATATAAATAAAATATAAGAGGTGATTATTTATGGACATCAGACAGCTTAAATACTTTCTTACCATAGCAGAAGAGGGCAGTATAACTAAAGCTGCAGAAAAATTACACATTGCTCAGCCGCCCTTAAGTCAGCAATTGAAATTGCTTGAGGATGAACTTGATATAAAACTTATAGAAAGAAACACAAGAAAAATTCAAATAACAGATGCGGGAAGAATACTTCAACATCGCTCCAAACAAATTTTAGAATTAACCCAAAACACTAAAAAGGAAATTAAAAATTTGAAACACGGCTTTAAAGGAGTACTATCTCTAGGTACAGTTCCCTCTTCAAGTACTACTATTTTGTTAAAAAAATT
This genomic window from Clostridium pasteurianum DSM 525 = ATCC 6013 contains:
- a CDS encoding threonine synthase — protein: MSYFSYLQCSKCGKEYSKDEPHNLCECGGPLLVRYDLHSIKENVDKNLFKTREKGLFRFKELLPIEDEKNIVSLGEGDTPILKADSLGEKIGAENLYIKDEGLNPTGTFKSRGAAVGVSKAKELGIKTIAMPTAGNAGGAWSAYSAKAGIELIVAMPKDAPDLAKKEAFIYGSRTYLVKGLISDAGKIIAKGVKKYGWFDAATLKEPYRIEGKKTMGLELAEYFNWEFPDAILYPTGGGVGIIGIWKAFKELKELGWIKDKIPKLIAVQAEGCNPIVKAFNENSEASEFYTGANTIAGGIRVPKALGDFIVLDAVRQSKGTAIEVKDSEIIESLNLLAKTEGLFVAPEGATLVAAADKLIKNGFLKSTDKIVLLNTGCGLKYANLVEEELQVLEIDADI
- a CDS encoding ABC transporter ATP-binding protein gives rise to the protein MGDKSRKAIEIENLNKTFKIDSGELTVLKDINLSVEDGEFLSIVGSSGCGKSTLLRMIVGLDRNYSGSILSYGKHVEGSAVDRGMIFQESRLFPWLTVEKNIAFGISKKVSNSEKKELVKEQLELVGLSSFAKAYPGQLSGGMKQRISIARALINKPKILLLDEPFGALDAMTRINMQQEILKIWEKEKTTMILVTHDIDEAVYLGNRVVVLSSRPGGIKKIVPVELSRPRDRSSYDFTYIKSQIYDEFFTKVENPFSYSI
- a CDS encoding ABC transporter permease — encoded protein: MNSKTILHKALRVIKNIIIGLIVPIIILIFWQILSDKGFIRSSVLPAPQVIYQALVDMIESGDLFKNLWISILRVLKGYAIGAVLGIVFGILIGLFKGIEKALDLIIGFLRPIPIVAWVPVLILWMGIDEASKITIIIIGSFWPILINTIYGIKGADKKFLEVAKILEKSKLNTLIKIVFPSALPSIFTGLRIGIGSAWMSVITAEIIAATSGIGYQISYARELSQPDVMLVGVFSIGIIGFLIDYLIKKLQVLVIKWDTSNEN